A region from the Nitrososphaerales archaeon genome encodes:
- a CDS encoding DUF4367 domain-containing protein codes for MNVKSKTTIGVISGVALAVVVLAYSVTTVPVGQSSIEQKIPDEQKIVLRPPPTLVREYGKQINLTQAEATVPYHIPTIPNPPEGVSLKRVAAGSASKMFVLLYASGEVSDNADVNEVLFNQKGILVRGDPIPPNITEKESLEAYIAASPETRTLISVNGIGAVGVEHDPTIPRPSYIIVYTNQTMYAIAADMPLADLIKLAESMNFRPAPKQ; via the coding sequence ATGAATGTAAAATCAAAAACAACGATAGGAGTAATATCTGGTGTAGCACTTGCTGTGGTAGTTTTGGCATATAGTGTGACAACTGTGCCAGTAGGACAATCATCAATAGAGCAAAAGATCCCCGATGAACAAAAAATAGTTCTTCGCCCACCTCCAACCTTAGTTCGCGAATACGGTAAACAAATCAACCTTACACAAGCAGAGGCTACAGTACCATACCACATACCCACAATTCCCAATCCACCTGAAGGGGTGAGTCTAAAGAGGGTTGCTGCTGGCAGCGCTAGTAAAATGTTCGTACTGCTTTATGCATCTGGAGAAGTTTCAGACAATGCGGATGTGAATGAGGTGTTATTTAATCAGAAGGGAATACTTGTAAGAGGAGATCCCATACCCCCTAATATAACTGAGAAAGAATCATTGGAAGCATACATAGCTGCAAGTCCAGAAACAAGAACCTTGATTAGTGTAAATGGTATTGGGGCTGTGGGAGTTGAACATGATCCGACAATTCCAAGACCCTCATACATAATTGTCTATACCAACCAAACAATGTATGCGATAGCAGCAGATATGCCTCTAGCTGACTTGATAAAATTAGCAGAATCGATGAATTTTCGCCCAGCTCCCAAGCAATAG